One Setaria viridis chromosome 5, Setaria_viridis_v4.0, whole genome shotgun sequence genomic region harbors:
- the LOC140223017 gene encoding uncharacterized protein, with amino-acid sequence MSHGLPTAAPVSFSCSHGQKEKRPPTADDDIGSSRSIEELYKQAASRLPLAEMPELESCVYAGGNCLGLADPVSNIILNAVGLLLQQAKLPSRAAKAEHPAPAVLARIMAAQYPSDALAAVLAKLRRPLTTHDVWEIRDLLARQWPPPVSMEFSYRPNGTTCARRDDGALLLSTYIGEERDFVATILIERTRHHHQLSFISNLTFDNSADMETKLSGCLQWAAALQAAVHVDYDASPCERVVSLKLCLLDAIHAMYIKALAVMPRSPRLLRAVLVTGHCYGPMDPVSNIIANAAFPPVQGAGELPDGVLNTGPMSRVASRSLDGLVAMLRQPVGARGPELPVGLRSRIFLSLLAPFLHPTTHTKPGQSRNPDPKINPPVGPMSSPSTESECLPGGGSLSRFHGEEWKRPPVDEATITGSNEIKRRFIDGFYTEAARRLPLKEVPGLDGCLCAGGLYVGLADPVANIILNAVGLLLHDQQEQLELPSPERKFRVRRGGEGWGDIAYRSLDGLRGFMPAYFRYLGCAQGSRYLYVASQNLPLAIALVRHDRFSSRRRRRRLLPDSGNLSDALRVAAVQAKHPAPGVVARLMTAQYPSGLLAPVVAKLQGTESLTAGDVSAIMDLQARQWPPAPPTVSMEFWCGPNSTTCTRGDERRRWHAATSGDDGTLMISTCTGDGRPATVSIPPPTTTQDHQQQLGCIFDLTFHGADMEDNLSGCLREAAAVTAPQRAAPPVDYDASTCTHVLSPKQCLLDAIYALYIRALAALPSCSPRLLRAHIAGGHCYGPMDPVSNIIVNTIWYDKAFPLITFNYQTASSTPDP; translated from the exons ATGTCTCATGGCCTCCCCACGGCGGCGCCGGTCAGCTTCTCCTGTTCCCACGGGCAGAAGGAGAAGCGGCCTCCTACCGCCGACGATGACATCGGGAGCAGCCGCAGCATAGAGGAGTTGTACAAGCAGGCGGCGAGCCGGCTGCCGCTGGCCGAGATGCCGGAGCTGGAGTCGTGCGTCTACGCGGGCGGCAACTGCCTGGGCCTCGCCGACCCCGTCTCCAACATCATCCTCAACGCTGTCGGCCTGCTGCTCCAGCAGGCGAAGCTCCC TTCAAGGGCTGCCAAAGCCGAGCACCCCGCGCCCGCCGTCCTGGCGCGGATCATGGCGGCGCAGTACCCCTccgacgcgctcgccgccgtcctggccaAGCTGCGGCGTCCACTCACCACCCACGACGTCTGGGAAATCAGGGACCTTCTGGCACGCCAATGGCCGCCGCCGGTCAGCATGGAGTTCTCCTACCGCCCCAACGGCACCACCTGCGCTCGACGCGACGATGGCGCGCTCCTGCTGTCGACCTACATTGGGGAAGAACGCGACTTCGTCGCCACAATCTTGATCGAACGCACAAGGCATCATCATCAGCTCAGCTTCATCTCCAACCTGACGTTCGACAACAGCGCGGACATGGAGACCAAGCTTTCCGGCTGCCTCCagtgggcggcggcgctccaggCGGCGGTGCACGTGGACTACGACGCCTCCCCGTGCGAGCGCGTCGTGTCGCTGAAGCTGTGCCTGCTCGACGCCATCCACGCCATGTACATCAAGGCGCTCGCCGTAATGCCCAGGAGCCCCCGGCTCCTCCGCGCCGTCCTCGTCACCGGGCACTGCTACGGCCCCATGGACCCCGTGTCCAACATCATCGCCAACGCCGCCTTCCCTCCGGTacagggcgccggcgagctgccagACGGCGTCCTCAACACCGGGCCCATGTCCCGCGTGGCGTCGCGTTCCCTCGACGGCCTTGTCGCCATGCTGCGGCAACCTGTCGGAGCACGAGGCCCTGAACTACCTGTCGGACTGCGATCTCggatctttctttctttattggCGCCGTTTCTTCATCCCACAACCCACACCAAACCCGGCCAAAGCAGAAACCCCGATCCCAAAATCAATCCACCCGTCGGCCCCATGTCGTCTCCTTCCACGGAATCGGAATGCCTCCCCGGTGGCGGCAGCTTGTCGCGCTTCCACGGCGAGGAGTGGAAGCGGCCTCCCGTCGACGAGGCCACGATCACGGGCTCCAACGAGATCAAGAGGAGGTTCATCGACGGCTTCTacacggaggcggcgcggcgtctGCCCCTCAAGGAGGTGCCGGGGCTGGACGGCTGCCTCTGCGCCGGCGGGCTCTACGTGGGCCTCGCAGACCCCGTCGCCAACATCATCCTCAACGCCGTCGGCCTGCTCCTCCACGACCAGCAGGAGCAGTTGGAGCTCCCGTCGCCGGAGAGGAAGTTCAGGGTGCGCAGGGGCGGCGAGGGGTGGGGGGACATCGCCTACCGATCCCTCGACGGCCTCCGCGGCTTCATGCCCGCCTACTTCCGCTACCTCGGCTGCGCCCAGGGCAGCCGCTACCTCTACGTCGCCTCCCAAAACCTCCCCCTCGCCATCGCCCTCGTCCGCCACGACCGCTTCTCTTcccgaaggcggcggcggcgtctgctCCCCGACAGCGGCAACCTCAGCGACGCCCTCCGGGTCGCCGCGGTCCAGGCGAAGCACCCCGCGCCCGGCGTCGTGGCGCGGCTCATGACGGCGCAGTACCCCTCCGGCCTGCTCGCTCCCGTCGTGGCCAAGCTGCAGGGGACGGAGTCGCTCACCGCCGGCGATGTGTCGGCGATCATGGACCTACAGGCCCGCCAGTGGCCGCCTGCCCCGCCGACGGTGAGCATGGAGTTCTGGTGCGGGCCGAACAGCACCACCTGTAcccgcggcgacgagcggcgaaGATGGCACGCTGCGACGAGCGGCGACGATGGCACGCTGATGATCTCGACCTGCACCGGCGACGGCCGTCCTGCCACAGTCTCGATACCACCACCGACAACCACACAAGATCACCAACAACAGCTCGGGTGCATCTTCGACCTCACGTTCCACGGCGCAGACATGGAGGACAACCTGTCCGGCTGCctccgggaggcggcggccgtcacGGCACCACAGCGGGCTGCGCCGCCGGTGGACTACGACGCCTCCACGTGCACGCACGTACTGTCCCCGAAGCAGTGCCTGCTCGACGCCATCTACGCCCTCTACATCAGGGCGCTCGCCGCGCTGCCGTCCTGCAGCCCACGGCTCCTCCGCGCCCACATCGCCGGCGGGCACTGCTACGGCCCCATGGATCCCGTGTCCAACATCATCGTCAACACCATCTGGTACGACAAGGCCTTCCCGCTTATTACCTTCAATTACCAAACGGCATCCTCGACACCAGACCCGTGA
- the LOC117854563 gene encoding tRNase Z TRZ3, mitochondrial encodes MPQVAAPLRLLLPLSQTLAPAPLLHLSRRLFTSSSPSFGRAASLRALAYRRHHHPRRGSSTLRKPPREEMAGGGDKEVAFNRKRAEGNDGGKRGSMELKTRKLNPVNTTCYVQILGTGMDTQDTSPSILLFFDKQRFIFNAGEGLQRFCTEHKIKLSKIDHIFLTRVCSETAGGLPGLVLTLAGIGDEGMSVNIWGPSDLDFLAGAMRSFIPNRAMLHTHSFGAERSASSSQPKDSVIILDDEVVRISAMFVKPKYHNGAGSLNDIDLKPGDTAIVYACELPDIKGKFDPAKAAALGLKPGPKYRELQLGNSVQSDKFDEMVHPSDVLGPSIPGPTVLLVDCPTQYHMPELFSLQSLSCFYEDSSDPTKSGKTVNCIIHLGPSSVTKAVDYQNWMKKFGATQHIMAGHEIKNMEIPILKGSARISSRLNFVCPQLFPSSGFWSVEPANDVMENDKRTSSEICGSVFAQNLLKFHLRPYAQLGLDSASIPSLFTYKDIVEELVSEIPEVREVPEQVHKFWQNNVNYKNTLMVEEPWINQKSDKLDDGTIFQKHQRDNQEIPCCVEDATREDMEITFLGTGSSQPSKYRNVSSIYINLFARGGILLDCGEGTLGQLKRRFGVNGADEAVKNLRCIWISHIHADHHTGLARVLALRSKLLKGMPHKPLLVIGPRPLERFLNAYSTLEDLDMQFLDCRHTLKPSVEAFLSENVTGSATPQLENTMFAPGSRMENYNRKPASPRDTTALANFKEVLLESGLEILYSVPVVHCPQAFGVVLRAMEKVNSAGKVIPGWKVVYSGDTRPCPALIDASRDATVLIHEATFEDSMKDEAIARNHSTTKEAIEVGTSAGAYRIILTHFSQRYPKIPVIDEVDMEKTCIAFDLMSVNLMDLPVLPKVLPHLKVLFKDELVVEEADEIQEALRLIKYSVGKSGTDFKREMQRHSAAMRQLVHYRGHPDPLRGDALNKAVRETANEAIAAIFSTEDPKPAVATESLGKRIQGFGNTNYEPSRMDDKKSFLSELSEVVGIGSASIKQGLSNFAAAHAMMTNDNGGTYKSPNLRRSLTTESERYGRYDPSEIQSESRASSGASKNVASGSWGPTPSSSAPTDDTSSSQPGIKTREERLLETIVTASGVRLQPTRDALQIFLTEASKLDAVALSRALENKLNSPLWQVRMKAICVLEAIVRKQDTDPYSIIASYFIENTASVVKCSELPQVSLREKASKVLNMLIGEQPTGTTNLSATKAAMPPPVQMPDLIDTGNQDDLGTSSGQESNGQNTGNSAYVSSVDDLLGGEPIADTSVPADSNGSDPFADVSFHEAETKENNDLFSGLTVEEKSSAAMPDSSSSNKNELPDIFGSNPDPFIQGSVTDQGTVNDLMAGLNLNGTDQVQHAVKAEPNSNLNGSQFFDTNNQTSNMAGAAALNGILGQNSFYQQQQVPLQYSLPQHMMLNQSFPGQQLNYGAMGILLAQQQQLLQNFGNFNAGVGNSPFDPMNSGNASVLPDIFNSSNQPQNHVAVTSNSKKDDTRAFDFVSDHLAAARGSRK; translated from the exons ATTCTTGGTACAGGGATGGACACACAGGACACTTCACCTTCAATTTTGCTCTTCTTTGACAAACAAAGGTTTATATTTAACGCCGGCGAG GGTCTTCAACGTTTCTGTACTGAACACAAGATTAAGTTATCAAAG ATTGACCATATCTTTTTGACTCGCGTGTGCTCAGAAACTGCAGGGGGGCTGCCAG GCCTGGTGCTAACTCTAGCAGGCATAGGAGATGAGGGCATGTCG GTGAACATATGGGGCCCTTCTGACCTTGACTTTCTAGCCGGGGCAATGAGATCTTTTATCCCAAATAGAGCAATGCTTCACACACATAGCTTTGGTGCTGAACGGAGTGCATCTTCTTCACAACCTAAAGACTCCGTTATTATTCTTGATGATGAAGTAGTTCGGATATCAGCAATGTTTGTCAAACCTAAGTACCACAATGGAGCTGGTAGCTTGAATGATATTGACTTGAAGCCAGGTGATACTGCTATAGTCTATGCGTGTGAATTGCCAGATATTAAGGGAAAGTTTGACCCTGCTAAGGCTGCTGCCCTTGGTCTGAAGCCTGGGCCCAAGTATCGTGAACTTCAACTTGGGAACTCAGTGCAGTCTGATAAGTTTGACGAAATG GTTCATCCAAGTGATGTTCTTGGCCCGTCAATTCCTGGACCAACTGTTCTTCTGGTGGATTGCCCTACACAATATCATATGCCAGAACTTTTCTCACTGCAATCCCTTAGCTGCTTTTATGAAGACTCTTCAGACCCAACAAAGAGTGGCAAGACAGTAAATTGTATAATCCACTTAGGTCCATCATCTGTGACTAAAGCTGTTGACTATCAGAACTGGATGAAAAAATTTGGTGCAACACAACATATTATGGCAGGACATGAAAT TAAAAACATGGAAATTCCAATCTTGAAAGGTAGTGCAAGGATATCATCGCGCCTCAATTTTGTATGCCCTCAGCTCTTCCCATCCTCTGGGTTTTGGTCTGTGGAACCTGCAAATGATGTCATGGAGAATGATAAG AGGACTTCATCGGAAATCTGTGGAAGTGTGTTTGCGCAAAATCTGCTCAAG TTTCATCTGCGTCCATATGCTCAACTTGGGTTGGATAGTGCTTCTATTCCAAGCTTGTTCACCTACAAGGATATTGTAGAAGAGCTTGTATCCGAGATCCCAGAGGTTAGAGAAGTTCCTGAACAGGTTCACAAATTCTGGCAAAATAATGTGAACTATAAAAATACACTGATGGTTGAAGAGCCATGGATCAATCAAAAATCAGATAAGCTAGATGATGGCACTATTTTCCAAAAGCATCAAAGGGACAATCAAGAGATCCCTTGTTGTGTGGAGGATGCAACGAGGGAAGATATGGAGATTACATTTTTGGGTACAGGTTCATCCCAGCCTTCAAAATATCGGAACGTAAGTTCCATATATATTAACTTGTTTGCTCGAGGAGGTATACTTCTTGACTGCGGTGAAGGAACTTTAGGACAACTAAAAAGGAG GTTTGGTGTAAATGGTGCTGATGAAGCTGTAAAAAATTTGAGGTGTATTTGGATTTCCCATATTCATGCTGATCACCACACAGGGTTAGCTAGAGTTCTAGCTCTAAGGTCTAAATTGTTAAAGGGGATGCCTCATAAACCGTTGCTTGTGATTGGACCAAGACCCCTTGAGAGATTCCTAAATGCATATTCAACGCTTGAAGATCTTGACATGCAATTCCTAGACTGCAGGCATACTTTGAAGCCTAGTGTTGAGGCTTTTCTCAGTGAAAATGTTACTGGATCAGCCACACCTCAACTGGAGAACACCATGTTTGCCCCTGGCAGTAGAATGGAGAACTACAACAGGAAGCCTGCAAGTCCAAGGGATACCACAGCTCTTGCTAATTTTAAAGAGGTTCTGCTGGAATCAGGTTTGGAGATTCTGTACAGTGTCCCTGTAGTACACTGTCCACAGGCATTTGGCGTTGTTTTGAGAGCCATGGAGAAGGTGAACAGCGCTGGAAAGGTTATTCCAGGCTGGAAGGTTGTATATTCTGGCGACACAAGACCCTGTCCAGCTCTTATAGATGCATCCAGAGATGCCACAGTGCTAATACATGAG GCAACATTCGAGGACAGTATGAAGGACGAAGCGATTGCGAGGAACCATAGTACAACAAAGGAGGCAATAGAAGTAGGCACATCGGCTGGAGCATACCGGATCATTTTGACCCACTTCAGCCAGCGATACCCAAAAATCCCAGTTATTGACGAGGTCGACATGGAGAAGACGTGCATTGCCTTTGACCTGATGAGCGTAAACCTCATGGATTTGCCGGTTTTGCCAAAGGTCCTGCCACACCTGAAGGTCCTATTCAAGGACGAGCTGGTAGTTGAGGAAGCTGATGAGATCCAAGAG GCCTTACGGTTGATCAAATACTCAGTTGGAAAATCTGGTACTGATTTCAAGAGGGAGATGCAAAGGCACTCAGCTGCTATGCGCCAACTTGTTCACTACAGAGGCCACCCTGATCCCTTAAGAGGAGATGCCCTTAATAAGGCTGTCCGTGAAACTGCGAACGAGGCTATAGCTGCAATTTTCTCCACCGAGGACCCTAAACCTGCTGTTGCAACAGAAAGTCTTGGCAAGCGTATACAGGGCTTTGGAAACACAAACTATGAACCATCTAGAATGGATGACAAGAAGTCTTTCCTTAGTGAACTCAGCGAGGTAGTGGGTATTGGAAGTGCATCCATTAAGCAGGGTTTGAGCAACTTTGCTGCAGCACATGCAATGATGACAAATGATAATGGTGGCACATACAAGAGCCCTAACCTCCGTAGGTCTTTGACCACAGAATCTGAAAGATACGGTCGGTATGATCCAAGTGAAATTCAAAGTGAGAGCCGTGCCTCATCTGGTGCTTCCAAGAATGTGGCATCTGGTTCTTGGGGTCCAACTCCTTCCAGTTCTGCACCGACTGATGATACTAGCTCAAGTCAACCAGGGATTAAGACTCGCGAAGAGAGACTTTTGGAGACAATTGTTACTGCAAGTGGTGTGCGATTGCAACCTACACGAGATGCTCTGCAGATATTTTTGACAGAAGCTTCCAAATTGGATGCAGTCGCTTTGAGCCGTGCACTTGAAAACAAACTGAATTCTCCATTATGGCAG GTTCGCATGAAGGCTATTTGTGTGTTGGAAGCCATTGTACGGAAACAGGATACTGATCCTTATTCTATCATCGCTTCATATTTTATTGAGAACACAGCTTCGGTAGTTAAATGCTCTGAGCTGCCACAGGTTTCTCTTAGAGAGAAAGCCTCAAAG GTCTTGAATATGCTGATCGGGGAACAGCCTACTGGGACCACAAATCTTTCAGCAACAAAAGCTGCAATGCCCCCACCTGTTCAGATGCCTGATTTAATTGATACAGGCAATCAAGATGATCTCGGAACTAGTTCTGGACAGGAAAGCAATGGACAGAACACTGGGAACAGTGCATATGTTTCTTCAGTTGATGATTTGCTTGGTGGTGAACCTATTGCTGATACAAGTGTCCCTGCTGATAGTAATGGAAGTGATCCATTTGCAGATGTATCATTCCACGAGGCAGAGACTAAGGAGAACAATGATCTGTTCTCAGGGTTGACAGTAGAAGAGAAATCATCAGCTGCCATGCCTGATAGCTCATCATCAAACAAAAATGAATTACCAGATATCTTTGGCAGCAACCCTGATCCTTTCATCCAAGGAAGTGTTACTGACCAAGGAACTGTCAATGATCTGATGGCTGGCTTGAACCTTAATGGAACAGACCAGGTTCAGCATGCTGTTAAAGCAGAGCCCAATAGCAACCTCAATGGCTCGCAGTTCTTTGACACAAACAATCAGACCAGCAACATGGCAGGTGCTGCAGCATTGAATGGCATTCTTGGTCAGAACTCCTTTTACCAACAGCAACAGGTTCCCTTGCAGTACAGCTTGCCTCAACATATGATGCTCAATCAGTCATTTCCTGGGCAACAGTTAAATTATGGTGCCATGGGGATTCTTCttgctcagcagcagcagctactgcaaaattttggaaatttcaATGCTGGAGTTGGGAATTCACCTTTCGATCCAATGAATAGTGGAAATGCATCAGTGCTTCCAGATATTTTCAATTCAAGTAATCAACCGCAAAATCATGTTGCAGTGACAAGCAATTCCAAGAAAGATGACACTAGAGCTTTTGATTTTGTCTCG GATCACCTTGCAGCAGCACGTGGTTCAAGAAAGTGA